A stretch of DNA from Excalfactoria chinensis isolate bCotChi1 chromosome 6, bCotChi1.hap2, whole genome shotgun sequence:
CCACACCAtccagccccacacagcacagaacatgTGCCACCCCCTGGCAcctcctgctccccagctcAGGAGCACTCGCCTGCTGGGGATGGGTGAGGACACAGCCTTGGGTGTCTGCCTGCACCAGCATCGGTCCATTAGGATGAAGGCAAAAATGCCATCATGGTAGAACCTGTCCTGGGAACGTGGGAGGTGGGGCCTTAGCGCAGTTTGAGCCATAAATAATCTCCCTACACAGCAGTTAAGGGAACAATTGTGTGGGAGTATCTCTTGGTAAAAAGATGCTCAGGGAAAAGATAGTCTTGAAGGAAAGCAGTTGGCAGGGTCTGGCTGCGTGGTGTGTGCTGCGGTGAGCCTGCAGTCTCAGACCCACAGGGAGGAGAGGTTAGCCTGGAAcaaggcagccctgcaggtcACTGGTGTGGGCTCCCAGTaggcagcacactgcagcacagatccTTGGAGCtgttctccagctgcagcagtgtggaGTGATGCCACCTCTCCTTTGGATTCACATGGAGAAGGGCAAAAGGGTGCAAGGAGGATCAGGCAGTGGGTTCAGGGAGTGTTTGCTGCAGAAGAGGGATGGTGAGCCCCAGGCATGCTGCCTAAAAGCAGGGAGGGAGCGTGGGCACATACATAATTGTGAGAAGTGTGGAAACTGAAATATCAAATGAGGAGGAGTAATTACAGGTGTAGTGACGAAGCTGAGCATCCAGACCAGACACCAGGCACTCTCCCTGTTGCCCACCTGGGCTTTACTTTACTTTGATCTGATTGTAGGTTTGTTTAGATctcactgtaaatatttaacACCAATTGCAGACTCAGATTGCCTCTGGTAAAAAATTGCAAACAGCCCAAAGCCTTTGTAAGGCTGCGGGCACTTGGCCAGTGAGGTGCCCAGCCACCACATCAGGGGACCATCTCAGAACCTGCAACAGCCTCCTATCAACAGAGCACATCATCCAGACTACCCTGGACCCCAGCAGGCCTGGGAAGCTCGACCATCCTCAGAGCATGCCTTTGACATGGAAGTAGCTGCATTATCAGTGCAAGCGCAAGCCAGGGCTCACAGGAGGAAGGACTGGCCCAACTCTGCCACAGATCAGGGAAGCAAAGCCTGGGCTCCTGGCCTGAGGGCAGCACTCCTATACACAGGGCTCCTTCCCTGCAGGCCCCAGTGTCCCAAACATGAGATCCAGAGCAGGCCACTGTGCTGGGCACCTCACATGCATACACTAGCAGAGCTGGATGACACCGGCAGGATCAGCCCAAGGCCTGCCTCCCAGCAGCCAGACCCATGTGCTGACAAGGGAGGCACAGGAAAGCTGCAGTGGCCATTGTCAGATAATCTGCTCCCTCCCCTTGGCTCAGCCCACTCCTCGTCACCAGGATCAGCTCAAGGCCTGACGCAGAAAGCTGTCCTcttgcagggcagcagcagcactgggtggTAGCAAGCTCACTGGTGTCACCCACTAAAGGTCCGTTCTCAGCTGTGCCACACACAGCCCAGTGGTCCCACAAGCACTGCAGAAgtcagcccagagctgctgctgaacaggAAGCTTCAGACAGTCCAAAATGGCATGTTTCATAGGGTACAGAAGTGAAGGGCAGGGGCCTGGTGAACCATACGGTGCAGTCCTCCTAAAAAAAGGAAGCCCCCCCAGCTCATCTCACCCAGCTGGCCCAGGAGCTGGAGCTCTGCATGACACCAGGCACACACCATGCCAATGGGATAGCAGGACACACAGACCACTGTGTACTGTTAGAAAATCTTCAGGACTCTCATTCTCCAGGAGCAGTCAACACAATCTTTCCCACATACTCTTTCAAACCCAAGGTGCCAGCAGTGACCCAGGGAGAGTTTTAGCCCAGGTCCAAGCTGTACCACAGCCACTTCACATACAGCACACCCTCACAGACACTGGGTTGGGACCTACCATTGCTGCAGGCCTAGGCTGGAAGCTCTGCTGGACATCCCGATGGTGTGCTTCAACATATCCTGATACAGCACAGGAGCATCTGCAGACAGCCTGTGTACAGGGAACAGAACAGTCTGAGTATTTCACAGCTGTCCACAGCTCCCAATATCTTCACACCACATGCCATGGGCAGAAGTTACAGATGAACCTGCCTGCTAACTGCCCTAGGATGTAAGCCTGGAGGGCACCCATACATCTTGTGGCACTAAGCCTCTTCTGGGTCCCCTCCTATCCCTGCCACAGGCCCAGGACATGCAGCTGTGACCAAGGAAGGACACTCAGTCATACTTCTGCTTCTGTTACATCCCAGCTGTACCTGGGCTGCTttcagccctgctctgagccctgCCACCAGCAGGCTCCTGGGAAGTGACTCAGCCAGCCCAGCTGGCAGGGAGTGAAAAACACCAGCAGAGGTTGGTGCAGGAGCAGCATGGCCTCACTTGCCAGCCCCACACATGTGCTGCTTGGGGAGGAccacaagcacagcacagactgGTGAGAGCTTGGCACAAGCTAGGGCTcccagccagagctgctggcaccaaGTCAGCTGCACAGACTAGCAGTAATGGAGACACAGGCATCACCTCCAAGGCAGAACGAGGGGCTCCTTGCCAGACATCAGCAGAGAGCCAAGTGCTGTGGGCACATGGGACCTCCTGGGTGCAACAATCCCCTGCCTGCAGTGCGAGCAGTGCTATCCATGCCCATAGAGCCAGCACTGAGGCACCTTTCCCCAACCACCCTCCTTGGCAAGCAATGAGTGGGCCGTGAAGGGAAGGCGAGATCTTCCTTCCTGGAGAATTTGGGACCGCGAGGGAACAGCCTCTCCGATTCCCACTGGAGTCGTTATGGCAACGGCAACGAGAACGGCTCGGGCCCCTCGTCGCGGGTACCGGAGGCCGCAGGCGGCACGGACACGGGGACCGGGCAGGGCGGGGCGAGGCGAGGGCGGTGGCGCCGGTGGGCAAAGTCCTACCGGTACGGGCACCGGGGCGGAGAAGTCGGGCCCAGCGGCAGCGGGTCGGTGTGCCGGGAGAAGAAGCCCGAGGCTCGGACTCTCCCGGAGGCCAGAGCAGGGGCCGGGGCTGGGGCCGGGGTCCGGGGACAGCGCCGTCGCTCACCGGCAGCGGCGGCTCCCAACGGGTCCCGGCTCCGCGTGGTGCTGAACGGACAGCGCCCAGCGCTGCGCATGCGCAGGGCCGCCCGCTTAGGGGCAGGGGCGTGCGCGGGGCCCCCAgtcggggcggtgcggggctaCGGGAGCGCCGTGAGCCTGCGAGCAGCGTAACCTCTGGGACGGAGCAGCGGGAGTGCGCCGGGGAGCGGGATAGATGGGGATCCGGGGTACCGGCGTGCACAGGGGAACCGGGACAGCTGagaggctggagctgctgctgtgagccGGGCACGGGACCGACCGGCACCCGGGGCACTCACGCTCCGCTCCCTCGGCCCGCTCCCCTCGGCCCTGGCAGGGGGCTCTCGCGCTGCCTCCCGGCGGCCGTGGGCGGGGGCTGGGGGCGGGGCACGACGCCGAGAGGCGGGACATGGCGTCAGGGGGCGGGGACGCGGGGGTAGGACGTCACTGCGGGCACCGGCGGACGGCAGGAGGGTCGTTGGCGTGAAGTCGGTGCGTTCGGAGTTCCGGAGGGGTCCCGCTGGTTCCGCAGGTACTGCGGCAGGGCCGGACCGGGCGGCCCTGGGCGGCCCTTGGTGCCGAGGGTGCGCGGGAGCGCTTGCACCGGGCCGCCGTTACCGCTTCGTTCTGGGGCCTGTAGGCCCCCGGGGCTGCCTTGCCGGAGCTCCCCGCGTCGCGGGGCCGGGAGTAGTGCGGGACTCCCCAGCGCTGCCCTGCGGGGCGGCCGCTCGCTCCGCCGAATGCCGCAGGGCCGGCGCCGAGCGGAGTTAGCGCGGGGCGGAGCTGCTCCGTGCGGGAGCCGGGCGCGGTCCCAGCGCAGACTCCGGGGTGAACTGCTGGGGCCGGGGCTCCTCGGTCAGCTGTTGCTGTGCCGCGGGACGCGGAGCcgtgagctgctgctctgggagccGGCGTCCCGGAAGGCGGGTGCCCCGCTCGGTTGCTGCCTCCCGACCTTTGGGCTAGCAGTGAGGGACGCTGCTGAGTGTTTCTCTTTGTCCGTTCCTCCTAGAGACACCCGGCTGTAGCTGTGGAGTGGCGTTGGCTGGCTCCCACACAGCCTGGCTCCCTGGCGGCCGACGATGAGTTTGACCCCTTCGAGGGGATGCCTCTTGGACCTGCCCTGGGAGGACATCTTGGTCCCGCACATCCTCTGCCATCTGccgctgcagcagctcctgggccTGCAGAGGGTCAGCAAGGCGTTCCAGGCACTCGTCCAACTGTACCTGGCCAACATGCGATGCTTTGACTCCAGCCAGGTATGGAGTGGCCCTGGTGCTGTGGATGTGCTGATGTGGGAAAACCTGGCTGTAAGGGAATGGGGAAGTTTCTGCTTGGGAGCTTGGGCTGGTGGCTTGCATGTCTGGCTGGGCAGatgggcttggggaagtgagGCGGTGATTCAGGGCCCAGCAATGCCACTACTGCCTTTAGCAAGAGGAGTGAGAAGGAGTGAGCCTGGAAACTCCACCTAGACCATTATGGGGCAGTGGCTCACAGAAATGCTGCCAGCTTCAGAGTGGCACGGCCCGATGACTGTCACCAGGGATTGTGCAATGGGATGGGTTTAGCAGGAGATGAGGCTTGTGCATGTTCATGGAAACATTGCCTGGTACCTGGGCAGTGGtgactgctgctctgtgaggaCCGGAGTGGTCTGTCGTAGGGGTTTTGGAGAGAGGAGGTGGAGAGCTCATTGTAAATGTGTAAATGCAGAGATGATGAAAGAGTTGGAGAGGCATCTCCCAGTCTGTGGCAGCAGCCTTGGCACGAGGTGCTCTGTGGAGAAGAGCTAGGTGGCACGGTTTGCTCTAGGACTGGGAGAGGGTGGTTTTGGCTACCTCTGTgttacagaggaaaagaagaagggaaTGGGGCTCTGGGGAGCATTAGGCTGAGCCATGCCAATCTGAGGTCCCTGGGAATCCCACACTGTTACTGGGTTCCCCACACAGATCAGCTCGGCTGTCCCTAGAGCTGCTTTCCTCGACCTGCTGAAGGACAacaaagtgctgcagcagctggagctccAGAACTGCTCTGACTGGCTGACGGACAAGGAGCTGCTCCCAGTCATCATGCGGAACCACCACCTGCACCACATTCAGCTGAAGGGCTGtgcccagctcagctgccaCGCGCTGATGGTCATCTCGCTGAACTGCCCCAACCTGCGGCGGCTCTCCCTGGCTCACTGTGAGTGGGTGGACAGCCTGTCCCTGCGCAGCCTGGCTGACCGCTGCAAGGCACTGGAGGCTGTGGACCTGACGGCCTGTCGGCAGCTGAAGGATGAGGCCATCTGCTACCTGGTGCAGAAGTGCAGCAGGCTCAAGTCACTCTCTCTAGCTGTCAATGCCAACGTGGGTGATGTGGCAGTAGAGGAGACTGCCAAGTGCTGTCCTGAGCTGGAGCACCTGGATCTCACAGGGTGCCTGCGTGTCAGGAATGACTCTATCAGGTATTGAACAATGTGGGAAGTAGGGTGTGGAAAGCAGGTGTCTAGGGTGGGTAGAAGAGACCTTGGGAGGCAAGTCTGATTTCTTCCTACTGAAAGCAATTAGGGAGTCATCTGGGGACAAAGCCACTAGCAGGCCCTCCGTGCTATTGAAAGCAAATTCCCTGGCGTGTTGTGGAGGGTGTCTGACCATGTTCTTTTTGATTCTCTTGGACCACCATGGTGCTGTTTTCAAAGGATGATGTGTGTGTGGCTGCTGAGAGTGGAAGTGAGGTTGTGCTGTTAAGTTATGCATATGGAAGTCTGGCACACAACCTGCATGTGTTCTGTCTTGTCAGGGTTCTGGCTGAGTACTGCCCCAAGCTGCGCTCGCTGAAGGTGAAGCACTGTCACAATGTGGCTGAGTCCAGCCTGAGTGTTCTCCGAAACCGTGGAGTGGAGCTGGATGTGGAGCCTTTGCCGCAGACGGCTCTTGTTCTTCTGCAGGACATGGCTGGCTTTGCCCCTTTCATTAACCTCCAGATTTAGAACTGCTGCTGCTATCAGGAGGGGGGACCAATGTGTCACTGGGATCCCTGGTGGACGCCAGAACTTGTTGCTGCTGAGACGTGTAGAGGGAGAAGTCGATCCTGTTGGTGAGGCTGGCCCAAAAGGAGCTCACTCTTCTCTCTGGGGCTGTCTAACAGCCACTGCTCATTTGTGAGTGAGCTCTGTGTGTAACTCTCTCCAAAGCAGTGTGGAGAGAGTGAGGGACTTGCAGGAACACCACAGTGCTGAACAGACCAGCTAATACACAGGATTTattatttgttgtattttaaatcTCAAAGTTGCAGTTGTGCAGAGAGCAGGAGAACATTTGATGAGGACTGTGGACTGTCATCTTCAGGGCAGTGTGTGCAGGGCATGCCAGCAGAGATGTTAAGAACAATCCACACCAGCTGGAGTACTAAGGAGAAAAGCTGGCAGCCCTCATTCTGGGAGGTGAGCTCTGAGAGGAAGACAGTGTGAGCCCATCTCCAGCCTGCAGCCTCAGCATGGCAGCATGCATGTGCAGAGCTAACACCCTGCCATAGGCACTGAGTTAGCAAAAGACAGGAATTATTTTCTAGGGGAATGTGCTCCTAACTGCAATTTCAGTAAAGGAAAAGCACCAAACCTCATTGTACTGttgctgagagcagctggtTCTTgctatttgtttctttcaggtTGATTTACATCTCTGCAGTACCCAGGCCTGCTTCTACATCCTGCTCCATGTTGCATAGCTGTAGCCTTGTCATACAATAGTGGTTAGAAACGGCAAATGCCAAATGACCTGGTCATGCCGTCAGCTGGAGTTCATGGAGCGCTGCAGGTTGTTTTGGCAGGGAGAGCCTAGCTCTTGTTTAGAGTATAGCCTTATTCTTTGCATCCAGTAAGTGGTCAACCAAAGAGTAGCTAATTCTAGTAAGCATGATGAAGATAGTGATTAGGAGATGACCCTGCTCCTGTCTTTCCCTTGAAGAGGGATCAGCAGCAGGGTCTGTAAAGCATGTGCATGCTTCTGTTGAAATACACACCAACTCACGTCATCTTTATTAACACTTGCACTCAAAGCAGCAGTGCACAGAGATTTCTAAAAAGCTTGCTGCAAAACCACAAGCTACGTTTTTAGATCTAATGTCCCATGCAAGGAATAGCAGAGTATGCCCAGGCTCCCAACATCCAATGTGGCGTGCCCCAGGGGCAGAAGGACAGCTACACAAGGAGAGGAGGCTTGACCTTATCAGCTGGGTTAGTTCAGGAAGCTGAAAGCAGTGTCCTGGCTCCTAGGTTAGTTCCAGTTAGTGTTGGGTAGGAGAGCCCTTTCATCCCAAGTGCCACATGTCCATCCTTCACACCTGGCCAGCGAGGTGGAAGCTGAAGAGCAGGAGGACACAGCTGTCAGTGGAACTTGTACTTCCTGGCTGGTTTGAGGCTGATGTAAGTTTTCTTCATCTCCTCACTCTCTGGCTTCTTTATGTCTTTGTACCTCTCTCCCTTTGTACTCACCACCTGGTTATCAATGTAGCGGATCAGCTTCTTGGGAGCCTGGAAAGGAAAGACATAAACATCACATGGACAGCCACTGCTGGAGGAGGGGGACAAGCATAAGCTTGTGTTTGAGGGATAAGGGGAAAGCAAGACTAGGTTGTGATGAGTTACCTGTCCTTTGTGTTGGGAGTCTtagcaaaaaatgaaaacaaagtggTCTGATCGGgggcagaggggaaaaagctGGAGGGAGCAGGAACCATGCTAGTCAGGAGTGCCAGGTAATCATAGACCTGGCAAAGCACCTCTTAGCTGGTTTTCCTTTGAGACAACCTGCTGCAAATTCCTGTGTGTAATGCTGCTCTTTAAATGTGCAGCCTGCTTTTTAAACCTTGTAGCCAAAGGTATTCAAACTCCTGGGGAGCTGGCACTGTGCTATTCTCACCTCTTTTGGTGGAGCTGGTCGATGTGTTTTCTGATCTTCTGCACTATCCACCATCATATATCTGAAACACAAGATGCACTAAGTGAACACTGCAATATGCACTGCCTAGGGCTATTCACAGCCTTTATCTTTAATTCCCTGGTTGTTTTGTGGCTGTGCAATGTGTCCTACTTGCCTAGATTGCAGATAGGAGCACTTACCTTCTGAATGAAGTGGGTAAGAAGAGTGTCACCCTTCTGGTGAGAATTCAGGAGGATTCTCATGGAATAGGTGGCCATATGTGAACGTTATCAAAACCTTAGACTGCTGAGAAAGCAGATATCCCCTTTAAAACTAAGGGAGATGCTGAAGTCTGGCATGCTCTGCCATTAGGGCAACTTTGCTCCTTTTCAGTTGGTGCGATGGCAGCCAAAGgaaaagatcacagagccaAACTGGCTGCTTCTGCCCTGAAGAGATGGCATGCCTTTCACACTCCATGTATTTCTTGAAAAGGAGTCAAGTTTGAGCTGGAAGCAACTTAATAAAAGCATCATCTCACTCCCTGTTTAAAAGGAACATCAGGGCCCAAGCATTTGCTTGCTGTACTGCTGAGTTAGTATTGGGACTTCAGAGCTGGTCTGTAGGTGAACAGCACAGCTGACCATGACTTTTCCCTCAGTAGTTAACATAGTTGTTCCTGTGTATCTTCAGCTATGGTGATCTGCTCTCTGTACCTGTGCTTGAGTGATGTTTGAAGTACAGGATGTTGCCAAAATGTCATTAAAGTTCCTAGGAACTTAACTATCAGctgctgttggctttttttattttgttcctgtgcATTTTACTCTGCAGCAAGCCTGCACTGGAAACAGGCAAGGACTGGGATTGTTAATTTTCTCTGGATGGCATTCTGGCTTGCTCTTGCTTTCCTATATCATCAGTTGTTTACACCCTCACCAGTGAAGGAGTAAAATAGTAGAAAAGATGGCTGGATAGATGCACTGTGTGTGCCCACAGGAGGATGCTCATGAAAGCTGAGATCTTAAAGTGGATTGATTAAACCATACTGTGGGTTGTCTATTGAGAATTAAATGCATTTGGAAATGAATAAAGGTAAACCAAT
This window harbors:
- the FBXL15 gene encoding F-box/LRR-repeat protein 15, translated to MSLTPSRGCLLDLPWEDILVPHILCHLPLQQLLGLQRVSKAFQALVQLYLANMRCFDSSQISSAVPRAAFLDLLKDNKVLQQLELQNCSDWLTDKELLPVIMRNHHLHHIQLKGCAQLSCHALMVISLNCPNLRRLSLAHCEWVDSLSLRSLADRCKALEAVDLTACRQLKDEAICYLVQKCSRLKSLSLAVNANVGDVAVEETAKCCPELEHLDLTGCLRVRNDSIRVLAEYCPKLRSLKVKHCHNVAESSLSVLRNRGVELDVEPLPQTALVLLQDMAGFAPFINLQI